acccgacgcataacagtctgcaaaaataatgtagatatattagatacaaataaaatatcatgaacaaaaaattacaattgaatggaaaataaaattcaaacttaccaccgcactgaactcctccctcctatcatcagggatgatgaaccgatgggacacagcgctgtaccacctcatgtaatcctccacagcctctcccggatatgtagcggggatcccctgagggcggaggtgcggcgcaaactcagcaaaggcagcatctgcggtctcagcaagggacccagacgtctggatctcagaggggtgtcgagggacatcctgtatgaagccaaactggcgcagaaccctctctggtagatgccgtcgaacaacacggccaaatggcgACCGGATGTAGCCAGAAGACACTGATTTAAtaaattagaaaatgaaaagttTTTAGTTTTACTAAAGATTACAATATCACTGCATTTAATTCATGAATAGTATAGCcttcaaaaaagaaaatcatgaaTAGTATAAACTTTTGGTGCCACATAATATCAACctcaataaaaaaaagtttggaaTTTGGACTCATGATTTTTACCCACTGCAATAATAGCCAATAGGTCGTCCGGTTATCCCTCATCCAGAGACCATATGGAGAAAACCCCCATACAATCAATGATGGTCGTCGCAATAGCATCACCACGCCCACTAACTTAGGTGGCTATGACAGTGTCGGAAACCGCCACTCACCGCCACCCTATGTTAACCTGCCTCACTCACCTCTTTTCCACTACTGAGTCCTCTCTCTCCTCGACCTTTTTCTCTCCCAACAACCAACCTTTCGACTCCTTCACTGTAATCCAGCATATAAGCCTCCCTGAACCCCTTCACTGACACTCACTTTGACAACGACCGTTTCCACAAGCCCACTATAAAACTCATGAACTTGGACCTCCCAATCGACGATCCAACAAGGGAAATATTGAGAGCTTAGCACGGGAATGATGTTTTTGTTGTTGACTTTGTGTTGTTTTTCCCAAATTATTTAATACATGATTTAACTTCATCAGTTTTTATGGTGCTATTATGTAAATGACGGCACTGCGATACACGAAGAAACacttattatttaattaaagatACAATGTCACTTATGCCATAATACAACTGAAGAATTGTTTTACCTTGCCCAATCATATTAGTAGTGTTGATAGTTTGGTTTAATTCGTGTATATTTGAACCAATTAAAATTAACTTGTTCGgatttatttggtaatttaattttgggttaatcctctaattagtccctgtgtttgtgtcgccgtctgaaattggtccctccccggaaaatttgaaaatgtgagTCCTTGCgtttggaaagtgtgtggagcaggtcctcgccggagttgggagctccggcgagtgatgactAGGCTTGCTGACTGGATAATTTTATCTGACGtggcataaaaaattaaataaaaattaaattaaaaaatcccTTAATTAATTAACTTACCCTAATTAATCATAATCCTAATCCAAATACAATCCCTATTCCTAATTTCACCCCAATTTTCAGATCATAAGAAGTAAAATTAGGGTTCATGCTATCCCAATTATCTTTTTCTCATCACCCCCTTCGATCCTTTTTCTCCTCATCCCTCCCATCGACATAATCCCTCTGCTATCTCCTTCCCTGCGATCTCCATCCCTCCTGCGATCTCCATCCTCTCTTCTCCTCATCCCTCCCATCGATCCTCTACTTCTCCTCTCTAGTGCTCGTGTATCTCCTCTCTTCGATCTACAGTGGTGTGTTCTCCTTCAACTGGATCTTATTAGACATGAATGGTTCTTCTGCATCCTCTTGTCGTTCCAGGCATCGAAGTGCAGGTGGTAGGGTAAAATGTCAATGTGGAGTTCCTCTAATGCTCTACACTGCTGGTACTCGTGAAAACTCAGAAAGGAGATTTCTTAGGTGCAAAAATTGGCAGGTAAGTTGGTTGTCACTTATATATCCAATTTGCAGCCATATGTGTGTGTTATGCCTAAATCCCCTATCAACACTGACTTTGTTTAAATCTTCAGCTTCCAGGCACATGTGATTTCTTTTTTTGGATTGATGATCCACTTGAAGGTAGAGAACCAGTTATACCGCATGTAGATGCTGAGACAATGAGTTCTGAGATTGGCAATTCATCAAACCACAACTCTGTGCACCATGTTCCTGatttgatgaaaaaaatgaaaaagctgAAGAAGAAACTTGAAGTAGAGAGATTTCAGAAGAATGTTGCAAGTGTGATTGCTTTGATGTGTTTTTTAGTGACAGTGTGGTGTTTATGTAAGGGGAGGGTTTAAAGTGACAGTTTTACTAGAGAAAATGTAAGGGGAGGGTTTGATTTGTCTGTTGTTTTCTGGTACTGGAAAAAATGTAATGAGAGGGTGTGATTTCTGTCCTAATTGATGTATGCAGATGTTAATGAAATTGAAAAAGAGTTGTTGTGAAATTTATTTCTCAATTTGAGTTCATACTTCACTCACCAAACACATTTATCATTGAATCCTCATTAAAATGACAACAAGTACagaaaaagaaattgaatgCATAATTCAAATGAGACCATGATTTTGGAACCATGAAATTGAATACATAAAGTGTGGACATGCTCCACACTGCTCATTGTTTGGACAAATCTGACAGAGCATCTTAAACAGGGTTTCAACAAAAAAGACACTTATAATAATAGTCTTGGTCATAGTATGTGGTCCATAATCCCCACCCCCCataaatattacaaaaaatCAGACCCTAGTGGCCATGTGGTCCAAATTCTGCTGAGATTCCTTGCTTTTTCCCACTATGCAAAAGTCATCTCTTCATCCAAGGGCTTTGTCAACAACACCACTGCACTGTGTAGGTAGAGCATCTCCATCTACCATAGCTTGTTCTTCATTGGGCATGGGGGTCTCTTGTGCTTCAACTGCAACTGCTACACTATCCATCTGACCTTGGAAATTTGAGGCAGAAGTGCTTGCACCTCCATCAAAAGTGATTCCAGAAAACTGCTTGCTTTTGGTGCCTTTCCCCTTCTCAGATCTGGGAACCTCTACtactttttctttctgaaaTAATTTAACAAGGTTAGTTTCACAGTTAATCCTTTGTTTATC
This is a stretch of genomic DNA from Lotus japonicus ecotype B-129 chromosome 1, LjGifu_v1.2. It encodes these proteins:
- the LOC130719700 gene encoding uncharacterized protein LOC130719700 is translated as MLDYSEGVERLVVGREKGRGERGLSSGKEVSEAVSSGYIRSPFGRVVRRHLPERVLRQFGFIQDVPRHPSEIQTSGSLAETADAAFAEFAPHLRPQGIPATYPGEAVEDYMRWYSAVSHRFIIPDDRREEFSAVTVMRRVVDLLEQSLEVPDAPAEGTHSRSLTERALDLIRSNAFIGTQGVAFAAVRGARAAGGRGRGDRARGGRGRGGRALCPSLLQL